The following proteins are encoded in a genomic region of Rickettsiales bacterium:
- a CDS encoding 2-oxoglutarate dehydrogenase E1 component has translation MSNHSASQNSELFSANAPYIEMQYAKWLANPESVDPQWRSFFSTNFSAQDAKTAGVTRPSWSENVSRFEDETLNREPAASKDKKAKPQAAGASQELTPDVEQATRDTIHALMLIRNYRVRGHIIANYDPLQLERRTHHPDIDPETYGFTAKDYDRKIFLDGVLGLKFATLREILQILNATYCTNIGVEFMHIQYPEQKNWIQKHIESRQSRPDLTLEEKKYILKTLIEVESFEEFVQLKYASTKRFSIQGGDSAIAGLEAVIETSARLGVEEVNIGMPHRGRMNVITTVMGKPWTELLSLFQGNIDFPEWVDSSGDVKYHLGVSNVRTMADSGRKIHLSLASNPSHLEAVNPVVMGKVRAKQDRKGDVNHNEKVTAVLLHGDAAFAGQGSVAETLSFAELRGYTTGGTVHIIVNNQIGFTTSPRFSRFTPYPSDVAKMVQAPIFHVNGDDPEAVFYVCKLAAEFRHIFKRDVVVDIFCYRKYGHNESDEPMFTQPLMYKAIANHKLPARIYAEKLVSEGTVTQEEVDAQFAEFRATLDNAYEAAKTFKPNKADWLEGAWAGFEKPKGEHAIVDTGVDVEKLKTIGNAISRVPDEFTINSKIARQLEAKRKMMETGTGLDWSMGEALAFGTLLTEGHPVRLSGQDSCRGTFSHRHAVLVDQNTEQRYTPLNNIGAPKNLEVIDSSLSEFAILGFEYGYSLAEPQALTMWEAQFGDFANGAQVIIDQFIASGEIKWLRMSGLVMLLPHGYEGQGPEHSSARLERFLQLCGEDNMQVVNCTTPANFFHVLRRQIYRKFRKPLIVMTPKSLLRHKLVVSTLADFAPGTHFQRVLPETKQLLDDKKIKKLIITSGKVYYDLYEEREKLGLDDVAIIRTEQYYPFPARELAQEISRYKNAEVIWCQEEPKNMGAWQFIAPRISDVLDELGRNSRLRYVGRPESASPAAGYLRIHEKEQRKVIEDAFATGSGSVLKKVAG, from the coding sequence ATGTCCAACCATTCCGCATCCCAGAACTCCGAGCTCTTTTCCGCTAACGCCCCCTATATTGAAATGCAGTATGCCAAATGGCTGGCCAACCCGGAATCGGTCGATCCGCAATGGCGCAGCTTCTTTTCCACGAATTTCAGCGCTCAGGATGCGAAAACCGCCGGTGTAACACGCCCAAGCTGGTCTGAAAATGTTTCCCGCTTCGAAGACGAAACCCTGAACCGCGAACCCGCTGCTTCCAAAGACAAAAAAGCTAAACCGCAAGCTGCCGGCGCCTCACAGGAGCTGACGCCGGATGTCGAACAGGCCACGCGCGACACCATCCACGCGCTCATGCTCATCCGCAATTACCGTGTTCGCGGCCATATCATTGCCAATTACGACCCGCTCCAGCTGGAACGCCGCACGCACCACCCGGACATCGACCCGGAAACCTACGGCTTCACCGCGAAGGATTACGACCGCAAAATTTTCCTCGACGGTGTACTCGGGCTGAAGTTCGCAACATTGCGCGAAATCCTGCAGATCCTCAACGCAACCTACTGCACGAATATCGGCGTTGAGTTCATGCATATCCAGTATCCGGAACAGAAGAACTGGATACAGAAACATATCGAAAGCCGCCAGAGCCGCCCGGACCTGACGCTCGAAGAAAAGAAATACATCCTCAAGACACTGATCGAAGTTGAATCGTTCGAAGAATTCGTACAGCTCAAATATGCGAGCACCAAGCGCTTCTCCATTCAGGGCGGCGACTCCGCGATTGCGGGTCTTGAAGCCGTGATTGAAACCTCTGCGCGTCTTGGCGTTGAAGAAGTCAATATCGGCATGCCGCATCGCGGACGCATGAACGTCATTACGACCGTCATGGGCAAACCGTGGACGGAACTGCTGTCGCTGTTCCAGGGCAATATCGATTTCCCGGAATGGGTGGATTCCTCCGGCGACGTGAAATACCATCTCGGCGTTTCCAACGTCCGTACGATGGCGGACAGCGGTCGCAAGATCCATCTTTCGCTTGCCTCCAACCCCTCACATCTCGAAGCCGTGAATCCGGTCGTCATGGGCAAGGTCCGCGCGAAGCAGGATCGCAAGGGCGACGTCAATCATAACGAAAAAGTGACCGCCGTTCTGCTGCACGGCGATGCCGCATTCGCAGGCCAGGGCTCGGTTGCGGAAACGCTCTCCTTCGCTGAGTTGCGTGGCTATACCACAGGCGGCACGGTCCATATCATCGTCAACAACCAGATTGGTTTCACCACAAGCCCACGCTTCTCGCGCTTCACGCCATACCCGTCGGACGTTGCGAAGATGGTGCAGGCCCCGATCTTCCACGTGAACGGTGACGATCCGGAAGCCGTTTTCTATGTCTGCAAACTGGCTGCCGAATTCCGCCACATCTTCAAGCGCGACGTGGTCGTAGATATCTTCTGCTACCGTAAATACGGCCATAATGAAAGTGATGAACCGATGTTCACGCAGCCGCTGATGTACAAGGCGATCGCAAACCACAAGCTGCCCGCGCGTATCTATGCTGAAAAGCTCGTTTCCGAAGGCACTGTGACGCAGGAAGAAGTGGATGCACAATTCGCTGAATTCCGTGCAACGCTCGATAACGCTTACGAAGCTGCCAAGACCTTTAAGCCCAATAAGGCTGACTGGCTCGAAGGCGCATGGGCAGGATTTGAAAAGCCGAAGGGCGAGCATGCCATTGTCGATACGGGCGTGGATGTTGAGAAGCTCAAAACCATCGGCAACGCGATCTCTCGAGTTCCCGATGAATTTACGATCAACAGCAAGATCGCACGTCAGCTTGAAGCCAAGCGTAAGATGATGGAAACCGGCACGGGGCTTGACTGGTCCATGGGCGAAGCGCTCGCATTCGGCACGCTGCTCACGGAAGGCCATCCGGTGCGCCTGTCCGGTCAGGATTCCTGCCGCGGCACATTCTCGCATCGTCATGCCGTTCTGGTCGACCAGAATACGGAACAGCGCTACACGCCGCTCAACAATATCGGCGCTCCGAAGAACCTGGAAGTGATCGACAGCTCGCTTTCCGAATTCGCGATTCTCGGTTTCGAGTACGGTTACTCGCTCGCTGAACCGCAGGCCCTCACCATGTGGGAAGCTCAGTTCGGCGATTTCGCTAACGGCGCTCAGGTGATCATCGACCAGTTTATCGCGTCAGGTGAAATCAAGTGGTTGCGCATGTCCGGTCTCGTCATGCTCCTGCCGCACGGTTATGAAGGCCAGGGTCCGGAACATTCCTCCGCACGCCTGGAACGCTTTCTCCAGCTTTGCGGTGAAGATAATATGCAGGTCGTTAACTGCACGACTCCTGCAAACTTCTTCCACGTGCTGCGTCGCCAGATCTACCGCAAGTTCCGCAAACCGTTGATCGTCATGACGCCGAAGTCGCTGCTGCGTCACAAGCTCGTTGTGTCGACGCTGGCGGATTTCGCCCCGGGCACGCACTTCCAGCGCGTATTGCCGGAAACGAAGCAGCTTCTGGACGACAAGAAGATCAAGAAGCTCATCATCACCTCCGGCAAGGTCTATTACGACCTGTACGAAGAGCGCGAAAAGCTTGGGCTGGACGATGTCGCCATCATCCGTACGGAACAGTACTATCCGTTCCCGGCGCGCGAGCTGGCACAGGAAATCAGCCGCTACAAAAACGCTGAAGTGATCTGGTGCCAGGAAGAGCCGAAGAATATGGGCGCATGGCAGTTTATCGCTCCGCGCATCAGCGACGTGCTCGACGAGCTGGGCCGTAATAGCCGCCTGCGTTATGTCGGCCGTCCGGAATCGGCTTCCCCGGCTGCAGGTTACCTGCGTATCCATGAAAAGGAACAGCGCAAGGTGATCGAAGATGCATTTGCTACCGGCAGCGGCAGCGTGCTCAAAAAGGTGGCTGGCTAA
- a CDS encoding peptidoglycan DD-metalloendopeptidase family protein: MLAACLCTAALAQTGKDARAQLTGTVSEMKAIGKKQKKLEEQRASLEHELKGLKRETVDLANEMNDQEKALSGLEDKLAILEDQKKQKNDELDKRKAELSTLIASMIKLRQMPPEAVIAMPGKLDETLAASRALNIVTHAIQEDSQSLRQQLNELDNLEEKIRSDRAVIVARKAELDAKRATLEGKVKQRSKLEDELGTESEQEKERLAQLKVKSHNLQDLIDELGKAARAPQDNIKENAVKEEEEEETQTKMRSFADAKGKMQMPAAGKVVRHYGGSGDDSVFSRGVTLETREGTTVVAPYDGEVVYAGSFRDYGHIVIIRHSDHYHTLLSGMEQVSCKPGQMLLKGEPIGTMGSSRDQRRLYVEVRRNNKPIDPSPWLKGA, translated from the coding sequence TTGCTCGCAGCATGTCTATGCACGGCCGCGCTTGCTCAGACAGGCAAGGATGCGCGCGCCCAGCTTACGGGTACCGTAAGCGAGATGAAAGCCATTGGAAAAAAACAGAAAAAGCTGGAAGAGCAGCGTGCTTCGCTGGAGCATGAACTCAAGGGCCTCAAGCGCGAGACGGTGGACCTTGCCAATGAGATGAACGATCAGGAAAAAGCCCTGTCCGGCCTTGAAGATAAGCTCGCCATACTGGAAGACCAGAAAAAGCAGAAAAACGACGAATTGGATAAGCGCAAGGCCGAGCTTTCCACGCTGATTGCCTCCATGATCAAGCTGCGCCAGATGCCGCCGGAAGCGGTAATTGCCATGCCCGGCAAGCTCGATGAAACCCTGGCGGCTTCACGTGCGCTGAATATCGTTACCCATGCTATTCAGGAGGATTCGCAAAGCCTGAGGCAGCAGCTGAACGAGCTGGATAATCTGGAAGAGAAAATCCGCAGCGACCGCGCTGTGATTGTGGCGCGCAAGGCGGAGCTGGATGCAAAGCGCGCGACCTTGGAAGGAAAGGTGAAACAGCGCAGTAAACTGGAAGACGAACTGGGAACGGAAAGCGAGCAGGAAAAGGAACGGCTGGCGCAGCTGAAAGTGAAATCGCACAATCTGCAGGATCTGATAGACGAATTGGGTAAGGCAGCACGCGCGCCGCAGGATAACATCAAGGAAAACGCTGTTAAGGAAGAAGAGGAAGAAGAAACGCAGACGAAGATGCGTTCATTTGCGGATGCAAAGGGCAAGATGCAGATGCCTGCGGCGGGCAAGGTAGTGCGTCATTACGGAGGCAGCGGAGACGACAGCGTATTTTCCCGGGGGGTGACGCTCGAGACGCGTGAAGGGACCACGGTTGTCGCGCCTTATGACGGTGAAGTCGTCTATGCGGGCAGTTTCCGCGACTACGGGCATATCGTGATCATCCGTCATAGCGACCATTACCATACGCTGCTTTCCGGCATGGAGCAGGTCAGCTGCAAACCGGGCCAGATGTTGCTGAAAGGTGAGCCGATAGGAACCATGGGCAGCTCGCGTGACCAGCGCCGCCTGTATGTGGAAGTGCGGCGTAATAATAAACCGATCGATCCCTCGCCCTGGTTGAAGGGAGCATAA
- a CDS encoding flagellar basal body P-ring protein FlgI has translation MQTIELKDADKLMAGNAGYSMPRKGSLSRLFQDSVQPVVRSGADMVADWLERLTLLVVACLVAFAACVVFGQAAHADSRLKDIANFEGVRDNVLMGYGLVVGLNGTGDKLKNNEFTSQSLIAFLERQGVNTRGTELKSKNVAAVTVTATLPPFSREGSRINVNVSAMGDAKSLQGGMLLATALYGADGKVYVVAQGPISIAGFEAGGAGTTITKGVPTNGFIANGGIIEKEIDFALNDMSSLNISLRNPDITTAKHMAEAINRHLGVDAAQMVDAGTVHLRVPIDFKGNTSGLLAEIEQLQVHTDQVAKVVIDEASGTVVMGENVRIDTVAVAQGNLMVKVEENPQAILPGPLAPPGTPAVVVPRTNVTVEESNAKLAVMPHGTTLRELVAGLNALGVGPRDLITILQTIKTAGALQAEVVAE, from the coding sequence ATGCAGACAATCGAGTTGAAGGATGCTGATAAGCTGATGGCAGGTAATGCCGGATATTCCATGCCGCGCAAAGGAAGTCTGTCCAGATTGTTTCAGGATAGCGTGCAGCCTGTCGTGCGCTCGGGTGCGGACATGGTAGCGGATTGGCTGGAAAGGCTGACGCTGCTGGTGGTGGCATGTCTGGTGGCGTTTGCGGCTTGCGTGGTATTCGGGCAGGCGGCGCACGCCGATTCTCGTTTGAAAGATATCGCGAATTTTGAGGGTGTCCGTGACAACGTATTGATGGGATACGGGCTGGTAGTGGGGCTCAACGGCACAGGCGACAAGCTGAAAAATAACGAATTTACTTCGCAAAGCCTGATTGCGTTTCTGGAGCGCCAGGGCGTTAATACGCGCGGCACGGAACTTAAAAGCAAGAACGTGGCTGCTGTGACGGTGACGGCCACCTTGCCGCCTTTTTCACGCGAAGGCAGCAGGATCAACGTGAATGTAAGCGCGATGGGTGATGCCAAATCACTGCAGGGCGGTATGCTGCTGGCAACGGCGCTTTATGGCGCGGACGGTAAGGTCTATGTGGTAGCGCAGGGGCCTATTAGCATTGCCGGGTTTGAAGCGGGCGGCGCCGGAACGACCATCACCAAGGGCGTGCCGACGAACGGATTCATTGCCAATGGTGGCATTATCGAAAAGGAAATCGACTTTGCGCTCAACGACATGTCTTCCCTGAATATCAGCCTGCGCAACCCGGATATTACGACCGCCAAGCATATGGCAGAAGCGATTAACCGGCATTTAGGCGTGGATGCGGCGCAGATGGTGGATGCAGGAACCGTGCATCTGCGCGTACCGATTGATTTTAAAGGAAATACTTCCGGCCTTCTCGCAGAAATCGAACAGTTGCAGGTGCATACGGACCAGGTGGCTAAAGTCGTGATAGACGAAGCATCGGGTACGGTTGTAATGGGCGAGAATGTGCGCATTGACACAGTGGCGGTGGCGCAAGGCAACCTGATGGTAAAAGTGGAAGAAAATCCGCAGGCGATATTGCCGGGGCCGTTAGCGCCTCCGGGCACGCCTGCCGTAGTCGTACCCCGCACGAATGTGACGGTGGAGGAAAGCAACGCCAAACTGGCCGTTATGCCGCATGGCACCACGTTGCGTGAATTGGTGGCGGGGTTGAATGCGCTGGGTGTCGGCCCGCGTGACCTGATTACAATATTGCAGACAATCAAGACGGCCGGGGCGTTACAGGCGGAGGTGGTGGCAGAATGA
- a CDS encoding rod-binding protein produces MSDITMTAPVNLTSALQPGSLDTASSGNAKLADTAAANGGARVPTSQIDAVSQDFEAVFLSQMMGAMFSGDELTDFFGGGSTGEIYKSFLMDAYGKSLSKAGGIGIAEQVKKELLKLQEVV; encoded by the coding sequence ATGAGCGATATTACCATGACCGCACCCGTGAATCTGACCTCTGCCCTGCAGCCGGGGAGCCTCGACACGGCATCCTCAGGCAACGCAAAACTGGCGGATACCGCGGCAGCAAATGGCGGAGCCCGGGTGCCCACATCACAAATCGACGCGGTTTCCCAGGATTTCGAGGCGGTATTCCTGTCCCAGATGATGGGAGCCATGTTTTCCGGCGATGAGCTGACGGATTTCTTCGGCGGCGGCTCAACAGGAGAAATTTATAAGAGTTTTCTGATGGATGCTTATGGTAAATCACTGTCTAAGGCAGGTGGCATAGGTATTGCAGAGCAGGTAAAAAAGGAACTTCTTAAGTTGCAGGAGGTCGTATGA
- the flgK gene encoding flagellar hook-associated protein FlgK, whose amino-acid sequence MGLLSALNSAVSGLNVNQQNLNILSQNISNANTPNYSKEVVHQAANFIAGQGEGATVASVTRSVSDYLSAQVNAQSSVASGASVVTDYYAQIQNLLGQPGTTNSIDQGISSFFVAMQNLANSPSATTQTSAINAATSMANQLSTLANSLENLRMQADTDINGAINNVNADLKSLIQTNLALQHAAAVGQNTAGLLDQRDASLNDLSQYMDIKPSFAEDGEVSINTTNGVTLLTNTTSAELQYSPISSVTTLINNSSIGAINVVTTDANGNVLGQKVPIVSSGPSSAVTTSLTSGKILGLLHMRDSIIPNVLSQLDTLAGTLRDKVNAINNAGTSFPPPNSYTGTTLIKGSDISQYSGSVQIAVLGSNGSPVSSPYTDEPNGLQPLTLDLSALNTGKGNGTLSVDGLINTINQFYGPPQNKMELGNINNAQLDVVSDNIPDTGNTLNFAFNLNNISSGNADFYTSGYTVLDSSGSVIASSTAGTVTSTQPALTLNGTNTYQTTSGSNTVTVTTTGNNTFKNGDIVYLNAPSGSVNGLSGSQLGGYFTVSNVTGNTFDITVSGAGATSTGPASVSGVTGFSKYDSVNAGKATGTAGQGIVTAQLGAAASTSPYFTVQATIATVDSGGNLVQSVVSYRVPNNQANSRNELIGAASATQNGKIMAPTTTQPLLTATLVDADGKPLPKTNGLYGNQAGYLKIAAGNSSYTVAINELDSQQLATVTGTVVPGGSGQGLSQYFGLNNFFNPSSSKNGDTVTNSALNLSVESRITNNPSLISTGKLTLGTQPTNASSPPNYTYVLTSGDNTVSQQFAALSTSLTSFTTSGGLPASSTTFAQYAGQILAATSTNSANATTTKNNSQALLDGYTKSAQSVSGVNLDQELANTVIYQNAYSASARVISVVGTMFDALINSIQ is encoded by the coding sequence ATGGGGTTGTTATCTGCGTTAAATAGCGCCGTATCAGGACTGAATGTCAATCAGCAGAACCTGAACATACTGTCGCAGAATATCAGTAATGCCAATACGCCGAATTACTCGAAGGAAGTCGTCCACCAGGCGGCAAACTTCATCGCAGGTCAGGGCGAAGGCGCAACGGTTGCAAGCGTTACTCGCAGCGTCAGCGATTATCTGAGCGCACAGGTCAATGCGCAGTCTTCGGTCGCAAGCGGTGCTTCGGTCGTAACGGATTATTATGCGCAGATACAGAACCTGCTCGGGCAGCCTGGCACCACGAACAGCATAGACCAGGGCATATCCTCTTTCTTCGTGGCAATGCAGAATCTGGCGAACTCGCCGAGCGCCACCACGCAGACCAGCGCTATCAATGCAGCCACTTCCATGGCCAATCAGCTTTCCACGCTGGCTAATTCGCTTGAAAACCTGAGAATGCAGGCCGATACGGACATTAATGGCGCGATCAACAACGTCAATGCTGATCTGAAAAGCCTGATCCAGACGAACCTCGCATTGCAGCATGCGGCTGCAGTAGGGCAGAATACGGCTGGATTACTCGATCAGCGTGATGCATCGCTCAACGACCTGTCCCAGTATATGGACATCAAACCGAGCTTTGCCGAAGATGGTGAAGTGTCGATCAACACCACCAACGGTGTGACGCTTCTGACCAACACCACTTCCGCTGAGTTGCAATATTCTCCAATTTCTTCTGTCACGACACTGATCAATAATAGCTCGATCGGTGCGATCAACGTCGTCACAACAGATGCTAATGGAAACGTGCTGGGCCAGAAAGTGCCGATTGTCAGCAGCGGACCGAGCTCTGCCGTCACCACGTCGCTTACGAGCGGGAAAATCCTTGGGCTGTTGCATATGCGCGATAGCATTATCCCTAACGTATTAAGCCAGCTCGATACGTTGGCCGGTACCCTCAGGGATAAAGTCAATGCCATTAACAATGCAGGCACGAGCTTTCCGCCGCCGAACTCCTATACGGGTACGACGCTGATCAAGGGCAGCGATATATCGCAATATTCCGGTAGCGTGCAGATTGCCGTGCTAGGCAGCAACGGTTCGCCGGTCTCTTCTCCTTATACGGACGAACCTAATGGCCTTCAGCCACTGACACTGGATCTCTCGGCGCTCAACACCGGCAAAGGGAACGGCACACTTTCGGTGGATGGATTGATCAATACCATCAACCAGTTTTACGGTCCGCCGCAGAACAAGATGGAGCTCGGTAATATCAACAATGCGCAGCTCGATGTGGTGTCCGATAATATTCCGGATACCGGCAACACGCTGAACTTTGCCTTCAACCTGAACAATATCAGCTCCGGTAACGCAGATTTTTATACAAGCGGCTATACGGTGCTCGATAGCAGCGGCAGCGTAATTGCCAGCAGTACTGCAGGTACGGTGACGAGCACGCAGCCTGCCCTAACGCTGAACGGCACGAATACCTACCAGACAACATCGGGAAGCAATACGGTAACGGTCACAACCACCGGCAACAATACGTTCAAGAATGGCGATATCGTATACCTGAACGCACCTTCCGGCTCGGTGAACGGCCTTTCAGGCTCGCAGCTCGGAGGCTATTTTACAGTCAGCAATGTCACAGGTAATACATTCGATATCACAGTCTCCGGGGCAGGTGCTACGAGCACCGGGCCTGCTAGTGTTTCCGGCGTTACGGGTTTCAGCAAATATGACTCTGTGAATGCAGGCAAAGCGACTGGTACGGCCGGTCAGGGGATCGTCACTGCGCAGCTTGGCGCGGCAGCGTCTACCTCGCCTTATTTCACGGTACAGGCAACTATTGCTACTGTTGATAGCGGTGGGAACCTGGTGCAATCCGTTGTATCTTACCGCGTTCCTAATAATCAGGCCAATTCGCGCAACGAGCTGATCGGGGCGGCAAGCGCTACGCAGAACGGCAAAATCATGGCGCCTACTACCACGCAGCCCCTGCTGACCGCCACGCTGGTGGATGCGGACGGCAAGCCATTGCCCAAAACGAACGGGCTTTACGGCAATCAGGCAGGCTACCTGAAGATTGCTGCAGGGAACAGTTCCTATACGGTGGCCATTAACGAACTGGACAGCCAGCAGCTTGCGACAGTCACAGGTACAGTAGTGCCGGGCGGAAGCGGACAGGGTCTCTCCCAGTATTTCGGACTGAATAACTTCTTCAATCCGTCCTCGTCGAAGAATGGCGATACGGTAACCAATAGCGCTCTGAACTTAAGTGTTGAAAGCCGTATTACAAACAATCCCAGCCTTATCAGCACCGGTAAGCTGACGTTGGGGACCCAGCCCACAAATGCAAGCAGCCCGCCCAACTATACTTATGTTCTGACCTCCGGCGATAATACGGTCAGCCAGCAGTTTGCAGCTTTGTCCACCAGCCTGACAAGCTTTACGACATCAGGCGGCCTGCCGGCCAGCAGCACCACGTTTGCGCAGTATGCCGGACAGATTCTTGCGGCCACATCCACCAATTCGGCGAACGCCACCACCACCAAGAAC